In Deferribacter desulfuricans SSM1, the following are encoded in one genomic region:
- a CDS encoding outer membrane protein assembly factor, producing the protein MRVLLFLLIISSSLYALSVDEIKTICKQYGSETANEIVNFFKNEKVKVADNCYIQTKEFEKYKVKIKGNLIYLDSTLFRVAHIKGEYINKSDIADAAKRIETFYKNNGYLKTKVFYEIRNGFCIFNVKEGKLYIITGVKLVNIPVEYKKSMINIFTSEKIENVLKKINLKLREKGYFNVDLRYELEPVKYNYPFFHKEKIFSSIFSVLPFFHRIVNLKVYMVNSKKYTIKIVGVNEKKITHELKNLFVKEVKRINSFYVGLFKVKAKDLLNSLGYEGGYVSVDLLKNEIQISVHFERRYKDVVIDINLSPNDSELKKWVKDEIKKDIFNIDLEALKTGLSKKAFERGFLNIEIKRASIVEKDAVYFVSLKIDLKDKVNVSKVFLNGKELFDFNISNNGLDYEVIRSKIAEKLKEKYYFTYIKLVSEKGANGIANLYYESDISKPVLSHIIYFEDKDIYKPAIKKYFNKDKIITNFKVEKIRSYLKKVGFYEESGVKVIHLNRNKGILLIYNKVKNRNQVYGGLGFTNINGLNVYLGYKRFDLLNHNFNSLVFKSKNELKLHLRLLGYNFIADDMYDEEGIIYDDKSKDNYDVRSKKLYFQLSKSLKDDALNVGLGLDSLKEYNIDLSLSDYKKYDDKIIYNFNIGYLLNRFDILLNPSNGYSISLKHDLFYSNSFFSKLSLSAVNYKTVGDYLLKLGIKVSKYYIGDNEIPLSYRFTLGGPNYMKGYSFEKIGKRDKNNNIYGGNSLSYLELGVSKFLRRNVLVGLFFEAGNANDNFDSSVKYKDIGLQFEIRTPIGPLRLSYANNYLFDNKDKSQAFYISFGQTF; encoded by the coding sequence GTGCGGGTATTACTTTTTTTATTAATTATTAGTTCGTCTCTATATGCTTTAAGTGTTGATGAAATAAAAACTATATGTAAACAATATGGTTCTGAGACTGCAAATGAAATAGTAAATTTTTTTAAAAATGAAAAAGTAAAAGTAGCAGATAACTGTTATATTCAAACTAAAGAATTTGAAAAATATAAAGTTAAAATAAAGGGTAATTTGATTTACTTAGATAGCACTCTGTTTAGAGTAGCACATATAAAAGGCGAATATATTAATAAAAGTGATATTGCAGATGCTGCTAAGAGGATAGAAACTTTTTACAAAAATAATGGGTATTTAAAAACCAAAGTTTTCTATGAAATAAGAAATGGATTTTGTATTTTTAATGTAAAAGAAGGTAAACTGTATATTATTACAGGAGTGAAACTTGTAAATATACCTGTTGAATATAAAAAATCTATGATTAATATTTTCACCTCAGAAAAGATTGAAAATGTATTAAAAAAAATAAATTTAAAGCTAAGAGAAAAAGGTTATTTTAATGTGGATTTACGGTACGAATTAGAACCTGTAAAGTATAATTATCCATTTTTCCATAAAGAGAAGATATTTTCTAGTATTTTTTCTGTGTTACCTTTTTTCCATAGAATAGTTAATCTTAAAGTATATATGGTTAATAGTAAAAAATATACTATCAAAATAGTTGGTGTTAATGAAAAAAAAATAACTCACGAGTTAAAAAACCTATTTGTAAAAGAAGTTAAGAGAATAAATAGCTTTTATGTGGGATTGTTTAAGGTTAAAGCGAAAGATTTACTAAACAGCTTAGGTTATGAGGGTGGGTATGTATCTGTTGATTTATTAAAAAATGAGATACAAATATCAGTTCACTTTGAGAGAAGATATAAAGATGTTGTCATTGATATAAATTTAAGTCCTAATGATTCTGAATTAAAAAAATGGGTAAAAGATGAAATAAAAAAAGATATCTTTAATATTGATCTAGAAGCTTTAAAAACTGGTTTATCAAAAAAAGCTTTTGAAAGAGGTTTTTTGAATATTGAAATCAAAAGAGCCTCTATAGTTGAAAAGGATGCTGTTTATTTTGTTTCTTTAAAAATAGATTTAAAAGATAAAGTCAATGTTTCTAAGGTGTTTTTGAATGGTAAAGAGTTATTCGATTTTAATATAAGTAATAATGGATTAGATTATGAGGTTATCAGGTCAAAAATTGCAGAAAAGCTTAAAGAAAAATATTACTTCACTTATATAAAACTTGTTAGTGAAAAAGGTGCAAATGGTATTGCAAATTTATATTACGAATCTGATATATCAAAACCTGTATTGAGCCACATTATATATTTTGAAGATAAAGATATATATAAGCCGGCTATAAAAAAATATTTTAATAAAGATAAAATAATTACAAATTTTAAAGTTGAAAAGATAAGGAGTTATTTGAAAAAGGTAGGGTTTTACGAAGAAAGTGGAGTTAAAGTTATTCATTTAAATAGAAATAAAGGTATCTTATTAATATATAATAAAGTGAAAAATAGAAATCAGGTTTATGGTGGTTTAGGTTTTACAAACATAAATGGTTTAAATGTATATCTTGGTTATAAAAGGTTTGATTTATTAAATCATAATTTTAATTCGTTGGTTTTTAAATCTAAAAATGAGTTAAAATTACATTTGAGACTTCTTGGATATAATTTTATAGCAGATGATATGTACGATGAAGAGGGTATAATATACGATGATAAAAGTAAGGATAATTATGATGTTAGGTCCAAGAAACTTTATTTTCAGCTTTCAAAAAGCTTAAAGGATGATGCTTTAAATGTTGGTTTAGGCTTAGACAGTCTTAAAGAGTATAATATTGATTTATCTTTAAGTGATTATAAAAAATATGACGATAAAATAATTTATAATTTCAATATAGGCTATCTGTTAAATAGATTTGATATCTTGCTAAATCCATCAAATGGGTACTCCATTTCTTTAAAGCATGATTTGTTTTACAGTAATAGCTTCTTTTCCAAATTATCTTTATCTGCAGTAAATTATAAAACAGTAGGTGATTATTTATTAAAATTGGGGATAAAAGTTTCAAAATATTATATTGGTGATAATGAAATACCATTGAGTTATAGATTTACTTTAGGTGGGCCTAATTATATGAAAGGGTATAGTTTTGAAAAAATTGGAAAAAGGGATAAAAATAATAATATTTATGGTGGTAATTCTTTATCTTATTTAGAACTTGGTGTTTCAAAATTTTTAAGAAGGAATGTGTTGGTAGGGTTATTTTTTGAAGCAGGCAATGCTAATGATAACTTCGATAGTTCTGTGAAGTACAAAGATATTGGTCTTCAGTTTGAAATAAGAACCCCAATTGGTCCATTAAGACTCAGTTATGCAAACAATTATTTATTTGACAATAAAGATAAATCTCAGGCATTTTATATTAGTTTTGGTCAAACTTTCTAA
- a CDS encoding peroxiredoxin yields the protein MSLVTKQAPLFEADAVYNKEFTKVKLEDYRGKWVVLFFYPLDFTFVCPTEITALSDAYEEFKKRNCEILGVSTDSKFSHLAWINTPREEGGLGDINYPLVADFTKKISEDYGVLLPAGMALRATFIIDPEGVVQFELIHDLGIGRNVKEILRSLDALQYTREHGEVCPAGWEPGKETMVPDPEKMKEFFKKVPEGHF from the coding sequence ATGAGTTTAGTAACTAAACAGGCACCACTTTTTGAAGCTGATGCAGTTTATAACAAAGAATTTACAAAAGTAAAACTTGAAGATTATAGGGGTAAATGGGTTGTATTATTCTTTTATCCATTGGATTTTACATTTGTTTGCCCAACAGAAATTACAGCTTTAAGCGATGCTTATGAAGAGTTTAAAAAGAGGAATTGCGAGATATTAGGTGTTTCTACTGATAGTAAGTTTTCACACTTAGCATGGATTAACACACCAAGAGAAGAAGGTGGTTTAGGAGATATAAATTATCCTCTTGTGGCTGATTTTACAAAGAAAATTTCTGAGGATTATGGAGTATTATTGCCTGCTGGTATGGCTCTAAGGGCAACATTTATTATTGACCCAGAAGGTGTAGTTCAATTTGAACTTATTCACGATTTAGGTATCGGTAGAAATGTAAAAGAGATTTTGAGAAGTCTTGATGCTTTACAGTACACACGTGAGCATGGCGAAGTATGCCCAGCTGGATGGGAGCCAGGTAAAGAAACAATGGTTCCAGATCCAGAAAAGATGAAAGAGTTTTTCAAAAAGGTCCCAGAGGGACACTTCTAA
- a CDS encoding rubrerythrin family protein: MKSLENLKEAFAGESQAFQKYTAFAKKAEQEGFKNIAKLFKTTAEAEKVHAAGHLKAMEGIGSTAENLQAAIDGETYEYTEMYPPMYEDAVKENHKAKTMFKFALDAEKVHAELYKKALEAVKNGKDLDTDKIYLCPFCGYIAIDELPEKCPICNADKSKFIQVD, translated from the coding sequence ATGAAATCTTTAGAAAATTTAAAAGAAGCTTTTGCAGGTGAAAGTCAAGCTTTCCAAAAGTATACTGCTTTTGCTAAAAAAGCTGAACAAGAAGGGTTTAAAAACATTGCAAAACTATTTAAAACAACTGCTGAAGCTGAAAAAGTCCACGCAGCAGGTCATTTAAAAGCAATGGAAGGTATCGGCTCAACTGCTGAAAACTTACAAGCAGCAATAGATGGTGAAACATACGAATATACTGAGATGTATCCTCCAATGTATGAAGATGCTGTAAAAGAGAATCATAAAGCAAAAACTATGTTTAAATTTGCTCTTGACGCTGAAAAAGTTCATGCTGAGCTTTATAAAAAAGCACTGGAAGCTGTTAAAAATGGTAAAGACCTTGATACAGACAAAATATATCTCTGCCCATTTTGTGGTTATATAGCAATTGATGAACTGCCAGAAAAATGCCCTATTTGTAACGCTGATAAATCAAAATTTATTCAAGTAGATTAA
- the larB gene encoding nickel pincer cofactor biosynthesis protein LarB, whose translation MNKKHDLIEKLKTGAIDSDTFIKQFEQNYILKHNDLHIDLFRNKRLGFDEVIYGKNKSTNQLIDIINLYKNKNLNFFCTGLHPEKINELEKVFPDLYFSRESGTARNFAYPETKISNSVGVITAGTSDAQVAYEAIETLRVLGIPFEKYIDIGVAGIHRFLHYLDDLRNHSVLIVIAGMEGALPSVVGGIFAQPIIAVPTSVGYGTALSGFTPLFAMLTSCANGITVVNIDNGFGAAMAAFRILQQIENKND comes from the coding sequence ATGAACAAAAAACACGATTTAATTGAAAAATTAAAAACAGGAGCAATTGATTCAGATACTTTTATAAAACAATTTGAACAAAATTATATATTAAAACACAATGATCTTCATATCGATTTATTTAGAAATAAACGTCTCGGCTTTGATGAAGTTATTTATGGCAAAAACAAATCAACAAATCAACTCATTGATATAATTAATCTTTATAAAAACAAAAACTTAAATTTTTTTTGCACAGGACTTCATCCTGAAAAAATAAATGAATTGGAAAAAGTTTTTCCTGATCTTTATTTTTCCAGAGAAAGTGGAACAGCAAGAAATTTTGCTTATCCTGAAACAAAAATTTCTAATTCTGTTGGGGTTATCACTGCTGGAACTTCTGATGCACAAGTAGCCTATGAAGCTATTGAAACATTAAGAGTGCTTGGTATCCCATTTGAAAAATATATAGATATTGGAGTAGCAGGTATTCATAGATTTTTGCATTATTTGGATGATTTAAGAAATCACTCTGTTTTAATTGTTATTGCTGGGATGGAGGGTGCTTTACCAAGTGTTGTTGGAGGGATATTTGCACAACCAATAATAGCAGTCCCCACATCGGTTGGTTATGGAACTGCGCTTTCAGGTTTTACTCCTCTTTTTGCTATGCTAACAAGCTGCGCTAATGGGATAACTGTAGTAAATATAGACAACGGATTTGGTGCTGCGATGGCAGCTTTTAGAATACTTCAACAAATAGAGAATAAAAATGATTGA
- a CDS encoding RlmE family RNA methyltransferase — MYKRKDGYYKKAKHEGFRSRAAYKLSEINNKYRIIKKGDKVLDAGCAPGGWSQAAISIVGDKGLVVGIDILDISPIEAKNFYFIKGNLLDKETLKKSAEICKEYDTVISDAAPNTTGNKLTDHVNSLELVSTVFNFAKEVLKPEGNFLFKLFDGEDREDFIKQLRTSFKKVKIIRPDATRKNSFEIYVVCQGFKK; from the coding sequence ATGTATAAAAGAAAAGATGGCTATTATAAAAAAGCAAAACATGAAGGGTTTAGATCAAGGGCAGCCTATAAGCTGTCTGAAATCAATAATAAATACCGTATTATTAAAAAAGGGGATAAAGTTTTGGATGCAGGCTGCGCTCCAGGTGGATGGTCTCAAGCTGCGATTTCCATCGTAGGAGATAAAGGGCTTGTTGTTGGTATAGATATTTTAGATATATCACCTATTGAAGCTAAAAACTTTTATTTTATAAAAGGTAACCTTTTAGATAAAGAAACATTAAAAAAGTCAGCAGAAATATGCAAAGAGTACGATACAGTTATTTCAGATGCTGCACCTAATACAACAGGGAATAAATTAACTGATCATGTTAATAGTCTTGAGCTGGTCTCCACTGTCTTTAATTTTGCTAAAGAAGTCCTAAAACCTGAAGGTAATTTTTTGTTTAAACTTTTTGATGGTGAAGATAGAGAAGATTTCATAAAACAACTTCGAACTTCTTTTAAAAAAGTCAAAATTATTAGACCTGATGCTACGAGGAAGAATTCTTTTGAAATATATGTTGTATGTCAGGGATTTAAAAAATGA
- a CDS encoding Rne/Rng family ribonuclease: protein MSKEIIINSTVNETRVAILENGSVSEIYIERHKKKGVAGNIYKGKIVKVLPGMQSAFVDIGLDKAAFLHVADLTTENINEDMLVQSIDEEQNDKEQEDEFNGKQHIPIEDMIQEGQEIVVQVAKEPIGQKGARLTTHLTIPGRYLVLMPYYNHIGVSRKIENEEERERLKGILTEIKPENFGLIARTVSEGSTKEDLESDLDYLLRIWNKLSEKMDGANAPQLIYKDLELLYRTLRDITTNDISKIIIDNRSDFLKLKTFQREYFPNLDIEIKLYENSIPIFDYYNIEIEINRMFDRVVWLKSGGYIVIDQAEALTVIDVNTGKYVGKRNFEETILKTNLEAAKEIAYQLKLRNIGGIIIVDFIDMEKDEHIEKVLQTLNQEFKKDRGKVTVVNISPLGLFEITRKRVKESITKALSENCPYCEGRGFIKSKVTVCYDILREIRRIAPFYEKKKIFVEAHSSVVDYMLNDEKECLDEIELMYNINIEVKANNNFHIEYYEVIPLEKF from the coding sequence ATGTCAAAAGAGATAATCATAAATTCCACGGTAAACGAGACTCGTGTGGCAATTTTGGAAAATGGGTCTGTTTCAGAAATTTATATCGAACGGCATAAAAAAAAGGGTGTTGCAGGAAATATTTACAAAGGTAAAATTGTAAAAGTTTTACCTGGTATGCAATCAGCCTTTGTGGATATTGGGCTTGATAAAGCTGCTTTTTTACATGTAGCTGACTTAACCACAGAAAATATCAACGAAGATATGCTTGTCCAATCTATTGATGAAGAACAAAACGACAAAGAACAAGAAGATGAATTTAACGGAAAACAGCATATACCCATTGAAGATATGATTCAAGAAGGGCAAGAAATAGTTGTTCAGGTGGCAAAAGAGCCAATAGGGCAAAAGGGTGCAAGATTAACAACTCACCTTACAATACCTGGGCGTTATCTTGTCTTAATGCCATATTACAACCATATAGGTGTTTCTCGAAAAATAGAAAATGAAGAAGAAAGAGAAAGATTAAAAGGGATACTAACAGAAATAAAGCCCGAAAATTTTGGTTTAATAGCTAGGACAGTAAGTGAAGGTTCAACTAAAGAGGATTTAGAATCTGACTTAGACTACCTGCTTAGAATATGGAATAAGCTATCTGAAAAGATGGATGGTGCTAATGCTCCACAACTCATATATAAAGATTTGGAACTTCTTTATAGAACATTAAGGGATATAACAACTAATGATATTTCCAAAATCATAATTGATAACAGGTCTGATTTTTTAAAACTTAAAACCTTCCAAAGGGAATATTTTCCTAATCTCGATATAGAAATAAAACTTTATGAAAACAGTATCCCCATCTTTGATTATTATAATATAGAAATAGAAATAAATAGGATGTTTGATAGGGTAGTATGGCTAAAATCTGGTGGCTATATTGTTATTGATCAGGCAGAAGCTTTGACAGTAATCGATGTGAATACTGGAAAATATGTGGGAAAACGAAATTTTGAAGAAACAATTTTAAAAACAAATTTAGAAGCAGCAAAAGAGATTGCTTATCAGTTAAAATTAAGAAATATAGGCGGAATTATTATTGTGGATTTTATCGATATGGAAAAAGATGAGCATATTGAAAAGGTATTACAAACTTTAAATCAAGAGTTCAAAAAAGATAGAGGGAAAGTAACTGTTGTTAATATTTCGCCATTAGGCCTTTTTGAGATAACGAGGAAACGGGTAAAAGAAAGTATAACAAAAGCATTAAGTGAAAACTGCCCATATTGTGAAGGTAGAGGATTTATAAAATCAAAAGTTACAGTTTGTTATGATATTTTAAGAGAAATTAGAAGAATTGCACCGTTTTATGAAAAGAAAAAAATATTTGTAGAAGCCCACTCAAGTGTCGTAGACTATATGCTAAATGATGAGAAGGAATGTCTTGATGAAATCGAATTGATGTACAATATTAATATCGAAGTTAAAGCAAACAATAATTTTCATATTGAATACTACGAAGTAATACCCCTAGAAAAATTTTAG
- a CDS encoding GTP-binding protein, producing the protein MSFINYSTKEINCKIVYYGPGLCGKTTNLQYIYQKTDPKMRGKMISLATEVERTLFFDFMPLKLGTIKGFKLRFHLYTVPGQIFYDASRKLILKGADGVVFVADSQVDRMDANLDSFDNLRDNLQEHGYDLDTIPLVLQYNKRDLPNIVPVSELEKALNYRNVPSFEAVAIKGIGVFDTLKAIVKEIIFKLKK; encoded by the coding sequence ATGTCTTTTATAAATTATTCAACCAAAGAGATTAATTGTAAAATTGTATATTATGGACCTGGTCTTTGTGGAAAAACAACAAATCTTCAATATATTTACCAGAAAACAGATCCTAAAATGCGCGGAAAGATGATTTCATTAGCGACAGAAGTAGAAAGAACATTATTTTTTGACTTTATGCCTCTAAAACTTGGTACTATCAAGGGTTTTAAACTTAGGTTTCATTTATACACAGTTCCTGGACAAATATTTTATGACGCAAGTAGAAAACTGATTTTAAAAGGTGCAGATGGAGTTGTTTTTGTAGCTGATTCACAGGTTGATAGAATGGACGCTAATCTTGATAGTTTTGATAATTTAAGAGATAATTTACAAGAACATGGATATGACCTGGATACAATCCCTTTAGTATTACAATATAACAAGCGGGATCTACCAAATATAGTGCCTGTTTCCGAATTAGAAAAAGCTTTAAATTATAGAAACGTGCCATCTTTTGAAGCAGTTGCAATAAAGGGTATTGGCGTTTTTGACACATTAAAAGCGATTGTAAAAGAGATAATATTCAAATTAAAAAAATAA
- a CDS encoding roadblock/LC7 domain-containing protein, whose translation MDNFYLYLSDELKNEIELELNRLKEESNSKAVFLLDKNGQIISNSKNTDEYDKDSLGALIAGNVAATGGLAKLLGEKEFSILFHEGENEHIHINLIDKKFILVVIFDESTSLGLVRLRVKKTIANLLKLINKMKENNKSENLEDIFSDINEEDIEKLFKGEK comes from the coding sequence ATGGACAACTTTTATTTGTACCTCTCTGACGAGTTGAAAAATGAAATAGAACTAGAGTTAAACCGGTTAAAGGAAGAGTCAAACTCAAAAGCGGTTTTTTTACTAGATAAAAATGGCCAGATAATATCAAACAGTAAAAACACTGATGAATACGATAAAGACTCACTTGGAGCCTTAATTGCAGGAAATGTAGCAGCTACTGGAGGATTGGCCAAGCTGCTGGGGGAAAAAGAGTTTTCCATACTATTTCATGAAGGTGAGAATGAACATATACATATCAATTTAATAGATAAAAAATTTATTCTAGTCGTTATTTTTGATGAAAGTACCTCTTTAGGTTTGGTAAGGCTTAGAGTAAAAAAGACAATTGCAAATTTATTAAAACTTATAAACAAAATGAAAGAAAACAATAAATCTGAAAATCTTGAAGATATTTTTAGTGATATAAATGAAGAAGATATAGAAAAACTTTTTAAAGGTGAAAAATAA
- a CDS encoding acyl-[acyl-carrier-protein] thioesterase encodes MKFKINSTVNYNDIDLNNKILLSTLARLQQKAATLHSDNVGYTNNFFVEKGLTWVLQKLHLKINRYPTLYENYEFITWSKGAKGYFAFRDYEMIINNETVITGCSVWLLIDINKKKPIRVSDEIVNRYTVENVDSMDSDIYKFKVSKDGETVFEKRYTLRYRDFDRNKHLNNSVYFEFIEDAVYEFSKKNIKEIKIMYQKEIPFGISDVNLSLKRQNNSLIFQIEDYAAGEIFI; translated from the coding sequence ATGAAATTCAAAATAAATTCAACTGTTAATTACAATGATATAGATTTAAACAATAAAATCCTTTTAAGCACCCTTGCAAGGTTACAACAAAAAGCAGCTACTTTGCATTCTGATAATGTGGGCTATACCAATAATTTTTTTGTTGAAAAAGGGTTAACTTGGGTTTTGCAAAAATTACATCTGAAAATAAATAGATACCCTACTCTATATGAAAATTATGAATTTATTACATGGAGTAAAGGTGCTAAAGGGTATTTTGCCTTTAGAGATTATGAAATGATTATTAATAATGAAACTGTAATTACAGGATGTAGTGTTTGGCTTTTGATAGATATAAACAAGAAAAAACCTATAAGAGTGAGTGATGAAATTGTAAATAGATATACCGTCGAAAATGTAGATTCTATGGATTCTGATATATATAAATTTAAAGTTTCAAAAGATGGTGAAACTGTTTTTGAGAAGAGATACACATTGAGATATAGGGATTTTGATAGAAATAAACATCTTAATAATTCAGTATATTTTGAATTTATTGAGGATGCAGTATATGAATTTTCTAAAAAGAATATCAAAGAAATAAAAATAATGTATCAAAAAGAGATCCCTTTTGGTATTTCAGATGTAAATCTTTCATTAAAAAGACAAAACAATAGTTTAATTTTCCAGATCGAAGATTACGCTGCTGGTGAGATATTCATTTAA
- a CDS encoding energy-coupling factor ABC transporter ATP-binding protein, with the protein MSCSLKLTNISYKINDEYLFENINFHLKHKDKIAIIGPNGVGKTTLLKIISGLKKAESGEIEIFHEKIVTEKDFERARKKIGFLFQNPDDQLILPNVKDDIAFGLFNLGFVKNTIQQKVENMINKLQINHLSNKITFKLSGGEKKLVALAGILVCEPDILLLDEPSAGLDNKSMERIGEIIKELDKTVLIVSHNLEFVKQITSKIYHLTQSGLHEVKNLK; encoded by the coding sequence ATGAGCTGCTCGTTAAAATTAACAAATATAAGTTATAAAATTAATGATGAATATCTTTTTGAAAACATAAATTTTCATCTAAAACATAAAGATAAAATAGCAATTATTGGGCCAAACGGTGTAGGGAAAACAACTCTTTTAAAAATAATTTCTGGGCTTAAAAAAGCTGAAAGTGGCGAGATAGAAATTTTTCATGAAAAAATAGTTACCGAAAAAGATTTTGAACGAGCCAGAAAAAAAATCGGATTTCTTTTTCAAAATCCTGATGACCAACTGATTCTGCCAAATGTAAAAGATGATATTGCTTTCGGCCTATTTAATCTAGGCTTTGTCAAAAATACAATACAACAAAAAGTAGAAAATATGATAAATAAGTTGCAAATAAACCATCTATCTAACAAAATTACTTTTAAACTCTCAGGTGGTGAAAAAAAACTAGTGGCTTTAGCAGGTATTTTAGTATGCGAACCTGACATCTTATTGTTAGATGAACCTTCAGCTGGACTCGATAATAAAAGCATGGAAAGAATAGGGGAGATTATCAAGGAGTTAGATAAAACAGTCTTGATAGTTTCTCATAATTTAGAGTTTGTAAAACAAATCACCAGTAAGATCTACCATCTTACTCAATCTGGCTTACATGAAGTAAAAAATTTAAAATGA
- a CDS encoding cobalt ABC transporter permease: MNINFLLLSLIFYAFTLSFTKSFNYLHLLPILLLIFFNFEKLNMKKLLINLIKLNLFIIMISLSVILFHKDYKTAMLLFYRVNLILIFNLIIINSFTNEEIFINLIHLKIPWKIKSILIFSFKYIDILLKEKEILDDALKMRHFKGKTNLFSYKIIAFILGALINRTINKANLLQDALTMRYFNGKFSTLTLCKSGCKDYIIMLATFTIFVYGLLPR, encoded by the coding sequence ATGAATATTAACTTCTTGCTACTTTCTTTAATATTTTATGCTTTCACATTATCTTTTACAAAATCATTTAATTACTTACATTTACTACCTATTCTATTACTAATATTTTTCAATTTTGAAAAACTAAACATGAAAAAGTTACTGATAAATCTCATCAAGTTAAATTTATTCATCATTATGATATCCTTATCAGTTATCCTTTTCCACAAAGATTATAAAACAGCTATGTTGTTATTTTATAGAGTAAATCTTATTTTAATTTTTAACCTGATTATAATAAATAGCTTTACGAACGAAGAAATTTTTATCAACTTAATACATCTTAAAATACCTTGGAAAATAAAATCGATCTTAATATTTTCATTCAAATATATTGATATTTTATTAAAGGAAAAAGAAATACTGGATGATGCCCTTAAAATGAGGCATTTCAAAGGGAAAACAAACCTTTTTTCATATAAGATTATCGCTTTTATTTTAGGTGCATTAATCAATAGGACAATAAATAAAGCAAATCTTCTCCAGGATGCTTTGACAATGAGATATTTTAATGGAAAATTTTCTACACTAACACTATGTAAATCAGGTTGTAAAGATTATATAATTATGCTTGCAACATTCACAATATTTGTTTACGGTTTATTACCAAGATGA
- the cbiM gene encoding cobalt transporter CbiM, translated as MHIADGVLSKTVVIGADIIIAAPIIFSLIKISHKEIPKTALLSTLFFIASFIHIPLGPTSVHLIMNGLIGTLLGIHSAIAILVALFLQFLLFGYGGLTTLGVNTLNMFSGALIAYYIYRRNNLTGFLAGSLSVLVSSIMLALSLALSGKNFLEIAYLSFLAHLPIMIIEGLITMFALNYLKNQGII; from the coding sequence ATGCATATCGCAGACGGTGTTTTAAGTAAAACAGTTGTTATAGGTGCAGATATTATAATAGCTGCACCTATAATTTTCTCTTTAATTAAAATAAGCCACAAAGAAATACCAAAAACTGCACTACTTTCCACTCTCTTTTTTATAGCATCTTTTATACATATCCCCCTTGGCCCCACATCAGTTCATTTAATTATGAATGGACTGATAGGGACTTTATTAGGCATCCATTCTGCAATAGCTATTTTAGTAGCATTATTTTTACAGTTTTTACTCTTTGGTTATGGTGGATTAACTACTTTAGGTGTTAACACTTTAAATATGTTTTCTGGTGCCCTCATTGCTTACTATATTTATAGAAGGAATAATTTAACAGGATTTTTAGCTGGTTCTTTATCTGTACTTGTTTCTTCTATAATGTTGGCATTATCTCTTGCTTTAAGTGGTAAAAACTTTTTAGAAATAGCATATTTATCTTTCCTGGCACATTTGCCTATAATGATAATAGAAGGATTAATAACCATGTTTGCATTAAATTATCTAAAAAACCAGGGGATTATTTAA